The proteins below come from a single Micromonospora citrea genomic window:
- a CDS encoding acyl-CoA dehydrogenase family protein translates to MTVDRILPTDEAHDLLDLATELADRELAPNAAGFEQRAEFPREVLRTLGRAGLLGLPYAEEHGGAAQPYEVYLQVLEILASRWLAVAEAVSVHTLSCYPLAQFGTDEQRKLLPDMIGGELLGAYCLSEPQGGSDAASLATKAVRDGDSYVVTGTKAWITHARVADFYNVFCRTGGPGPKGISCLLADRGTAGITPQAAERTMGLHASPVAQIAFDDARVPAERLIGGEGMGFTIAMSALDSGRLGIAACAVGLAQAALDYAVGYARERQQFGRAIIDFQGLGFLLADAATQISAARALTLAAARLRDAGRPYSTEAAKAKLFATDVAMRVTTDAVQVLGGAGYVADHPVERYMREAKVLQIVEGTNQIQRLVISRALAKG, encoded by the coding sequence ATGACTGTCGACCGGATCCTCCCCACCGACGAGGCCCACGACCTGCTCGACCTCGCCACCGAACTCGCCGACCGGGAGCTCGCGCCGAACGCGGCCGGGTTCGAGCAGCGCGCGGAGTTTCCCCGGGAGGTGCTGCGCACCCTCGGCCGGGCCGGCCTGCTCGGCCTGCCGTACGCCGAGGAGCACGGCGGTGCCGCCCAGCCGTACGAGGTCTACCTGCAGGTGCTGGAGATTCTGGCCAGCCGGTGGCTCGCGGTCGCCGAGGCGGTCAGCGTGCACACCCTGTCCTGCTACCCGCTGGCCCAGTTCGGCACCGACGAGCAGCGAAAGCTGCTGCCCGACATGATCGGCGGCGAACTGCTCGGCGCGTACTGCCTCTCGGAGCCGCAGGGCGGGTCGGACGCCGCCTCGCTGGCCACGAAGGCCGTTCGCGACGGCGACTCCTACGTGGTGACCGGCACCAAGGCGTGGATCACCCATGCCCGGGTCGCGGACTTCTACAACGTCTTCTGCCGCACCGGCGGCCCCGGCCCGAAGGGCATCTCCTGCCTGCTGGCCGACCGGGGCACGGCGGGCATCACGCCGCAGGCGGCGGAGCGGACGATGGGCCTGCACGCCTCGCCGGTGGCGCAGATCGCCTTCGACGACGCCCGGGTGCCGGCGGAGCGGCTGATCGGTGGGGAGGGGATGGGCTTCACCATCGCCATGTCCGCCCTGGACTCGGGGCGCCTCGGCATCGCCGCCTGTGCGGTGGGGCTGGCCCAGGCGGCGCTGGACTACGCGGTCGGCTACGCCCGGGAGCGTCAGCAGTTCGGCAGGGCGATCATCGACTTCCAGGGGCTGGGCTTCCTGCTCGCCGACGCGGCCACCCAGATCTCCGCGGCCCGGGCTTTGACCCTGGCCGCGGCCCGGCTGCGCGACGCCGGCCGGCCGTACTCGACCGAGGCGGCGAAGGCGAAGCTCTTCGCCACCGACGTGGCGATGCGGGTCACCACCGACGCGGTGCAGGTGCTCGGCGGCGCCGGCTACGTGGCGGACCACCCGGTGGAGCGCTACATGCGCGAGGCCAAGGTGCTGCAGATCGTCGAGGGCACCAACCAGATCCAGCGGCTGGTCATCTCCCGGGCCCTGGCGAAGGGCTGA
- a CDS encoding Lrp/AsnC family transcriptional regulator, whose translation MEEIDRAIVAALTADGRLSYTDLAEKVGLSVSAVHQRVRRLEQRGVIRGYAARVSFEALDLPLTAFVAIRPFDPSQPDDAPERLAHLPEIDSCYSVAGEDFYLLLVRVASPADLERVLQEIRTAANVTTRTTVVLSTPYENRPPKISAEPPARPRSRVPGEPAGSTAG comes from the coding sequence GTGGAGGAGATCGACCGTGCCATCGTCGCCGCGCTGACCGCTGACGGTCGGCTGTCGTACACGGACCTCGCGGAGAAGGTGGGCCTGTCGGTGTCCGCCGTGCACCAGCGGGTCCGCCGGCTGGAGCAGCGCGGCGTCATCAGGGGGTACGCCGCCCGGGTCTCCTTCGAGGCCCTGGACCTGCCGCTGACCGCGTTCGTGGCGATCCGGCCGTTCGACCCGTCGCAGCCGGACGACGCGCCGGAGCGGCTGGCCCACCTGCCGGAGATCGACTCGTGCTACTCGGTGGCGGGGGAGGACTTCTACCTGCTGCTGGTGCGGGTGGCCAGCCCGGCCGACCTGGAGCGGGTGCTGCAGGAGATCCGGACGGCGGCGAACGTGACCACCCGCACGACGGTGGTGCTGTCGACCCCGTACGAGAACCGGCCGCCGAAGATCAGTGCCGAGCCCCCGGCTCGGCCGCGGTCCCGGGTGCCGGGGGAACCGGCTGGTTCCACCGCAGGATGA
- a CDS encoding histidine phosphatase family protein, with amino-acid sequence MGDLLLIRHGETTWSASRRHTSYTDLPLTPDGERQARALGRFLAGRQLAAVLTSPRARALHTAQLAGLAVTGTDDDLAEWHYGDYEGRTTADIHDEHPSWNLWADGCPGGESPSEVGERLDRVLARIHPLLDRGTVALVGHAHSLRVLGARWVGLPPSAGGLLRLDTATVSVLGHEHGRRVILRWNQPVPPAPGTAAEPGARH; translated from the coding sequence ATGGGCGACCTCCTGCTGATCCGGCACGGCGAGACCACCTGGAGCGCCAGCCGCCGGCACACCTCGTACACCGACCTCCCGCTCACCCCCGACGGCGAGCGGCAGGCCCGCGCCCTCGGCCGGTTCCTCGCCGGCCGGCAACTCGCCGCAGTCCTGACCAGCCCCCGCGCCCGGGCGCTGCACACCGCGCAGCTCGCCGGGCTCGCCGTCACCGGCACCGACGACGACCTCGCCGAGTGGCACTACGGCGACTACGAGGGGCGCACCACCGCCGACATCCACGACGAGCACCCGAGCTGGAACCTCTGGGCCGACGGCTGCCCCGGCGGGGAGTCCCCCAGCGAGGTCGGCGAACGCCTCGACCGCGTACTCGCCCGGATCCACCCGCTGCTCGACCGGGGCACCGTCGCCCTCGTCGGGCACGCGCACAGCCTGCGGGTGCTCGGCGCCCGCTGGGTGGGCCTGCCGCCGTCGGCCGGCGGCCTCCTGCGGTTGGACACCGCAACCGTCAGCGTGCTCGGCCACGAGCACGGCCGGCGGGTCATCCTGCGGTGGAACCAGCCGGTTCCCCCGGCACCCGGGACCGCGGCCGAGCCGGGGGCTCGGCACTGA
- a CDS encoding CsbD family protein — protein MSFTDKAKNKVEQLTGAAKERIGDATDNERLRGEGAAQQQDARARQAGEHVKDAGRDVRDAFTR, from the coding sequence ATGAGCTTCACCGACAAGGCGAAGAACAAGGTCGAGCAGCTCACCGGGGCGGCCAAGGAGCGGATCGGCGACGCCACCGACAACGAGCGGTTGCGCGGCGAGGGCGCCGCGCAGCAGCAGGACGCGCGCGCCCGCCAGGCCGGCGAGCACGTGAAGGACGCCGGTCGCGACGTGCGGGACGCCTTCACGAGGTGA
- a CDS encoding KamA family radical SAM protein, which yields MTQTQPVETIPAPRSTPVATPTAGQPYEYRRAPLVEPDWTRFPGWRHVTRDQWENAQWQRVNCVKNIKQLRNVLGDLVDETFYADLEADQKALATMSMLVPPQMLNTMVPFAPMTTEALLADPIRRYMIPVASDRRTDWPSHPYASRDSLHEHDMWVAEGLTHRYPTKVLAELLSTCPQYCGHCTRMDLVGNSTPAVDKLKLTLKPVDRYDAHISYLKAHPGVRDVVVSGGDVANVPWRNLESYLMRLLELETVRDIRLATKALMGLPQHWLQPDVVEGLERVARTAARRGVNLAIHTHVNHAQSLTPLVAKAAQTALDVGVRDVRNQGVLMRGVNATAPDLLDLCFALQGEAGILPYYFYMCDMIPNAEHWRVPVWHAQQLQHDIMGYLPGYATPRIVCDVPFVGKRWVHMLTEYDRERGISYWTKNYRTSIESADLEALNKRYAYYDPIDTLPETGQKWWADHRIED from the coding sequence GTGACCCAGACCCAACCGGTGGAGACCATCCCTGCGCCCCGCTCCACGCCGGTCGCGACCCCCACCGCCGGACAGCCCTACGAATACCGCCGCGCGCCCCTCGTCGAACCCGACTGGACCCGCTTCCCCGGCTGGCGCCACGTCACCCGCGACCAGTGGGAGAACGCCCAGTGGCAGCGCGTCAACTGCGTCAAGAACATCAAGCAGCTGCGCAACGTCCTCGGTGACCTCGTCGACGAGACCTTCTACGCCGACCTCGAGGCCGACCAGAAGGCCCTGGCCACCATGTCCATGCTGGTGCCGCCGCAGATGCTCAACACGATGGTGCCGTTCGCCCCGATGACCACCGAGGCGCTCCTCGCCGACCCCATCCGGCGCTACATGATCCCCGTCGCCTCCGACCGGCGCACCGACTGGCCCTCCCACCCGTACGCCAGCCGCGACTCACTGCACGAACACGACATGTGGGTCGCCGAGGGCCTCACCCACCGCTACCCCACCAAGGTCCTCGCCGAACTGCTCTCCACCTGCCCGCAGTACTGCGGCCACTGCACCCGCATGGACCTCGTGGGCAACTCCACCCCCGCCGTCGACAAGCTCAAGCTCACCCTCAAGCCCGTCGACCGCTACGACGCCCACATCAGCTACCTCAAGGCCCACCCCGGCGTCCGCGACGTCGTCGTCTCCGGCGGCGACGTGGCCAACGTCCCGTGGCGCAACCTCGAGTCCTACCTGATGCGGCTGCTCGAACTGGAGACCGTCCGCGACATCCGGCTCGCCACCAAGGCCCTCATGGGCCTGCCCCAGCACTGGCTCCAGCCCGACGTCGTCGAGGGCCTCGAACGTGTCGCCCGCACCGCCGCCCGCCGCGGGGTCAACCTCGCCATCCACACCCACGTCAACCACGCCCAGTCGCTCACCCCGCTGGTCGCCAAGGCCGCCCAGACCGCCCTCGACGTCGGCGTACGCGACGTCCGCAACCAGGGCGTGCTCATGCGCGGCGTCAACGCCACCGCCCCCGACCTGCTCGACCTCTGCTTCGCCCTCCAGGGCGAGGCCGGCATCCTGCCGTACTACTTCTACATGTGCGACATGATCCCCAACGCCGAGCACTGGCGGGTCCCGGTCTGGCACGCCCAGCAGCTCCAGCACGACATCATGGGCTACCTGCCCGGCTACGCCACCCCGCGCATCGTCTGTGACGTCCCCTTCGTCGGCAAGCGCTGGGTGCACATGCTCACCGAGTACGACCGCGAGCGCGGCATCTCCTACTGGACGAAGAACTACCGCACCTCCATCGAGTCGGCCGACCTGGAGGCGCTCAACAAGCGCTACGCCTACTACGACCCGATCGACACCCTGCCCGAGACCGGGCAGAAGTGGTGGGCCGACCACCGCATCGAGGACTGA
- a CDS encoding zinc-binding alcohol dehydrogenase, translated as MGLHRVVEPAGVLPQAAWRLDARPEIAANEVRIRVERLNLDAASFRQLWEKHGGDGDAVRAEVLEIVSARGKMQNPVTGSGGMLIGTVEEAGRRSPLGLKPGQRVATLVSLTLTPLTILDGLARWDGRSEQVPCDGYAILFARSIAAVLPADLDPQLSLAVLDVCGAPALTARVVSRHVADRERAGDPSPVRVAVIGGAGKSGSLSLAAARRAGAARTVGVVPVVAERDALAAAGLADAVALADARDPVALSTAVTTALGAPADVTVVCVDVPGCEHGAVLATADGGTVVFFSMATSFAAAALGAEGLAADVTMLVGNGYVPGHAELALGLLRSEPGVRALFESRLAAD; from the coding sequence GTGGGTCTGCACCGCGTTGTCGAACCGGCGGGGGTGCTGCCGCAGGCGGCGTGGCGGCTGGACGCGCGCCCGGAGATCGCGGCGAACGAGGTTCGTATCCGGGTGGAGCGGTTGAACCTGGACGCGGCGAGCTTCCGGCAGTTGTGGGAGAAGCACGGCGGTGACGGCGACGCGGTCCGCGCCGAGGTCCTGGAGATCGTGTCGGCCCGGGGGAAGATGCAGAATCCGGTGACCGGGTCCGGTGGCATGTTGATCGGCACGGTAGAGGAGGCGGGGCGGCGTTCCCCGTTGGGGCTGAAGCCGGGGCAGCGGGTGGCGACGCTGGTGTCGCTGACGCTGACGCCGCTGACGATCCTCGACGGGCTGGCCCGCTGGGACGGGCGCAGCGAGCAGGTGCCGTGCGACGGGTACGCGATCCTGTTCGCGCGGTCGATCGCGGCGGTGCTGCCGGCGGACCTGGACCCGCAGTTGTCGCTGGCGGTGCTGGACGTGTGCGGGGCGCCGGCGTTGACGGCGCGGGTGGTGTCGCGGCACGTGGCGGACCGGGAGCGGGCGGGGGATCCGTCACCGGTGCGGGTGGCGGTGATCGGGGGCGCGGGCAAGAGCGGGTCGCTGTCGTTGGCCGCGGCGCGGCGGGCGGGCGCCGCCCGTACGGTCGGGGTGGTGCCGGTGGTGGCGGAGCGTGACGCGCTGGCGGCGGCGGGCCTGGCGGACGCGGTGGCGTTGGCCGACGCGCGGGATCCGGTGGCGTTGTCGACGGCGGTGACGACGGCGCTGGGGGCGCCGGCGGACGTGACGGTGGTGTGCGTGGACGTGCCGGGCTGCGAGCACGGGGCGGTGTTGGCGACGGCCGACGGCGGCACGGTGGTCTTCTTCTCGATGGCGACGAGTTTCGCGGCGGCGGCGTTGGGCGCGGAGGGCCTGGCGGCGGACGTGACGATGCTGGTCGGCAACGGCTACGTGCCGGGGCACGCGGAGCTGGCGTTGGGGTTGTTGCGGTCGGAGCCGGGGGTCCGGGCGCTGTTCGAGTCGCGGTTGGCGGCAGACTGA
- a CDS encoding amidohydrolase, translated as MTNPSTLYRGGVLHCPADPRATALLVRDGRIAWLGVDADAPVADRVVDLAGALVTPAFVDAHVHATDTGLALSGLDLSAVRSAGQLLDAVAVFAAGLPADAVVLGHGWDESGWVAPELPDAAALDRAAGGRRVYLSQASIHSALVSAALLAACPQVVSAAGYDASGWLRRDAHHVVRAAAFASVTRAQRVAAQRAALGHAASLGIAAVHECGGPEISDEEDFTGLLALSGDGVAEVYGYWGELGGAARARELGAVGAGGDLFADGALGSRTAHVSRDYLDGDGGCGHGYLSAEQVRDHLLDCAAHGMQGGFHAIGDAAISTVLEGFAGAARRLGTDRVRAARHRVEHAEIMNKRLIAGFVEYGIVASMQPAFDRLWGGAGRMYESRLGLDRSLESNPMGAMHGVGVALAFGSDSPVTPLDPWGSVRAAVWHHNPTQRMSVRAAFAAHTRGGWRAVHLDNEGVLALGAPATFAVWSTPAGVDRGLPVLLADDVEARGPLDPTPLPVCRRTVLRGDVIYEEGSA; from the coding sequence ATGACGAACCCCTCGACTCTGTATCGCGGCGGTGTGCTGCACTGTCCGGCTGATCCGCGTGCGACGGCGCTGTTGGTGCGTGACGGCAGGATCGCGTGGCTGGGGGTGGACGCGGACGCGCCGGTCGCCGACCGGGTGGTGGACCTGGCGGGGGCGTTGGTGACGCCGGCGTTCGTGGACGCGCACGTGCACGCGACGGACACGGGGTTGGCGTTGTCGGGGCTGGATCTGTCGGCGGTGCGGTCGGCGGGGCAGTTGCTGGACGCGGTGGCGGTGTTCGCGGCGGGGTTGCCGGCGGACGCGGTGGTGTTGGGGCACGGTTGGGACGAGTCGGGTTGGGTGGCGCCGGAGTTGCCGGACGCGGCGGCGCTGGATCGGGCGGCCGGGGGGCGGCGGGTGTATCTGTCGCAGGCGTCGATCCATTCGGCGTTGGTGTCGGCGGCGTTGCTGGCGGCGTGTCCGCAGGTGGTGTCGGCGGCGGGTTACGACGCGTCGGGTTGGCTGCGGCGTGACGCGCACCACGTGGTGCGGGCGGCGGCGTTCGCGTCGGTGACGCGGGCGCAGCGGGTGGCGGCGCAGCGGGCGGCGTTGGGGCACGCGGCGTCGCTGGGCATCGCGGCGGTGCACGAGTGCGGTGGCCCGGAGATCTCCGACGAGGAGGACTTCACGGGGCTGCTGGCGCTGTCGGGTGACGGTGTGGCGGAGGTGTACGGGTACTGGGGCGAGCTGGGGGGTGCGGCGCGGGCCCGGGAGTTGGGTGCGGTGGGTGCGGGGGGTGACCTGTTCGCCGACGGGGCGTTGGGGTCGCGTACGGCGCACGTGTCGCGGGACTACCTGGACGGCGACGGTGGTTGCGGGCACGGCTACCTGTCGGCGGAGCAGGTGCGGGATCATCTGCTGGACTGTGCGGCGCACGGCATGCAGGGCGGGTTCCACGCGATCGGTGACGCGGCGATCTCGACGGTGTTGGAGGGTTTCGCGGGCGCGGCGCGGCGGTTGGGTACGGACCGGGTGCGGGCGGCGCGGCACCGCGTGGAGCACGCGGAGATCATGAACAAGCGGTTGATCGCGGGGTTCGTGGAGTACGGGATCGTGGCGAGCATGCAGCCGGCGTTCGACCGGTTGTGGGGTGGCGCGGGCCGGATGTACGAGTCTCGGTTGGGCCTGGACCGGTCGTTGGAGTCGAACCCGATGGGGGCGATGCACGGCGTCGGGGTGGCGTTGGCGTTCGGGTCGGATTCGCCGGTGACGCCGTTGGATCCGTGGGGTTCGGTGCGGGCGGCGGTGTGGCACCACAACCCGACGCAGCGGATGAGTGTGCGGGCGGCGTTCGCGGCGCACACCCGTGGCGGGTGGCGGGCGGTGCACCTGGACAACGAGGGTGTGTTGGCGTTGGGGGCGCCGGCGACGTTCGCGGTGTGGTCGACGCCGGCGGGGGTGGACCGTGGTCTGCCGGTGCTGCTGGCCGACGACGTGGAGGCGCGGGGTCCGCTGGATCCGACGCCGTTGCCGGTGTGTCGGCGCACGGTGTTGCGCGGTGACGTGATCTACGAGGAAGGGTCTGCGTGA
- a CDS encoding lysine 5,6-aminomutase subunit alpha — MTGKLGLDPRLVARARELARRAGQPVVDLARSHTTVSVERAVLRLAGVTGADPDGIPWVNRLVDAVVADVGLGHGVAAPVFDALAREQIGDVTLLAQKAAAGSVRFEVPAGRAATAARKAARRAVGAGIRVIDRRRAERDRLVRRFGDPKQRPWIYLIVATGDIYEDIPQAQAAARAGADIIAVIRSTGQSLLDYVPEGATREGFAGTYATQENFRLMRAALDASSKELGRYVRLTNYASGLCMPEMATLAGLERLDMMLNDSMYGILFRDINPIRTFVDQRFSRQVHARAGIIINTGEDNYLTTADAVDEAHTVTVSQLLNEFFAHEAGLADWQLGLGHAFEINPDVPESLRLELAHALLARELFPDAPLKWMPPTKHMTGDVFRGNLLDGFFNLVGTMTGQGILLVGMMTEAVVTPWLSDRDIALQNVRYVLGAAGGLHEDFVPAPGGFIQQRANRVLSEAVDLLERIGDQSLLTAIAEGTFGIMKRPADRGKGLAGVARHEADYFNPATEILEGDAA, encoded by the coding sequence GTGACGGGAAAGCTTGGTCTGGATCCGCGGCTGGTGGCGCGGGCGCGGGAGTTGGCGCGCCGGGCGGGGCAGCCGGTGGTGGATCTGGCGCGCAGCCACACGACGGTGTCGGTGGAGCGGGCGGTGTTGCGGTTGGCGGGGGTGACCGGCGCCGACCCGGACGGCATTCCGTGGGTGAACCGGCTCGTGGACGCGGTGGTCGCGGACGTGGGGTTGGGGCACGGGGTGGCGGCGCCGGTGTTCGACGCGTTGGCGCGGGAGCAGATCGGCGACGTGACGTTGCTGGCGCAGAAGGCGGCGGCCGGGTCGGTGCGTTTCGAGGTGCCGGCGGGGCGGGCGGCGACGGCGGCGCGGAAGGCGGCGCGGCGGGCGGTCGGGGCGGGGATCCGGGTGATCGACCGGCGGCGTGCGGAGCGGGACCGGCTGGTGCGGCGGTTCGGGGATCCGAAGCAGCGGCCGTGGATCTATCTGATCGTGGCGACGGGCGACATCTACGAGGACATTCCGCAGGCGCAGGCGGCGGCGCGGGCCGGGGCGGACATCATCGCGGTGATCCGGTCGACGGGGCAGTCGTTGCTGGACTACGTGCCGGAGGGCGCGACGCGGGAGGGTTTCGCCGGCACGTACGCGACGCAGGAGAACTTCCGGTTGATGCGGGCGGCGTTGGACGCCTCGTCGAAGGAGTTGGGCCGGTACGTGCGGCTGACGAACTACGCGTCGGGGCTGTGCATGCCGGAGATGGCGACCCTGGCGGGCCTGGAGCGGCTCGACATGATGTTGAACGATTCGATGTACGGGATCCTGTTCCGGGACATCAATCCGATCCGCACGTTCGTGGACCAGCGGTTCTCGCGGCAGGTGCACGCGCGGGCGGGGATCATCATCAACACCGGTGAGGACAACTACCTGACCACGGCGGACGCGGTGGACGAGGCGCACACGGTGACGGTGTCGCAGTTGCTCAACGAGTTCTTCGCGCACGAGGCGGGGCTGGCGGACTGGCAGTTGGGTCTGGGGCACGCGTTCGAGATCAACCCGGATGTGCCGGAGTCGTTGCGGTTGGAGTTGGCGCACGCGTTGCTGGCGCGGGAGTTGTTCCCGGACGCGCCGTTGAAGTGGATGCCGCCGACGAAGCACATGACCGGTGACGTGTTCCGGGGCAACCTGTTGGACGGGTTCTTCAACCTGGTGGGCACGATGACCGGTCAGGGCATCCTGCTGGTGGGGATGATGACGGAGGCGGTGGTGACGCCGTGGTTGTCGGACCGGGACATCGCTCTGCAGAACGTGCGGTACGTGTTGGGGGCGGCGGGCGGGTTGCACGAGGACTTCGTGCCGGCGCCGGGCGGGTTCATCCAGCAGCGGGCCAACCGGGTGCTGTCGGAGGCGGTGGACCTGCTGGAGCGTATCGGTGATCAGTCGTTGTTGACGGCGATCGCCGAGGGCACGTTCGGGATCATGAAGCGGCCGGCGGATCGGGGCAAGGGGCTCGCGGGGGTCGCCCGGCACGAGGCGGACTACTTCAACCCGGCCACCGAGATCCTGGAAGGGGATGCGGCGTGA
- a CDS encoding OAM dimerization domain-containing protein: MSAVEVGAAAPGGGAAEKRIVRPYGDTTGDGMVQVSFTLPLPHDKRAEGAAVQLANKMGIDPAMLVHAKPIGDGFTFFVVYGRVNHLVDTSAVQVVERDFPLLGAKEVNAVVKQRLRRKLSVVGACIGTDAHTVGIDAILNVKGIAGEKGLEYYRELKVTNLGAQVSVPELVEAARAEKADAVLVSQVVTQRDAHLHNTREMSAAFREAMPAGKRPLLIVGGPRFDETMAGELGVDRIFGRGTTPGEVASYLVHALITEKKAKA; encoded by the coding sequence GTGAGCGCCGTCGAGGTGGGCGCGGCGGCGCCGGGCGGCGGGGCCGCCGAGAAGAGGATCGTGCGGCCGTACGGGGACACCACCGGCGACGGCATGGTGCAGGTGTCGTTCACGTTGCCGTTGCCGCACGACAAGCGGGCCGAGGGCGCGGCGGTGCAGTTGGCGAACAAGATGGGCATCGATCCGGCGATGCTGGTGCACGCCAAGCCGATCGGTGACGGTTTCACCTTCTTCGTGGTTTACGGGCGGGTGAACCACCTGGTGGACACCTCGGCGGTGCAGGTGGTGGAGCGTGACTTCCCGCTGCTGGGCGCCAAGGAGGTCAACGCGGTGGTGAAGCAGAGGTTGCGGCGCAAGCTGTCGGTGGTGGGCGCGTGCATCGGCACGGACGCGCACACCGTGGGCATCGACGCGATCCTCAACGTCAAGGGCATCGCGGGGGAGAAGGGCCTGGAGTACTACCGGGAGTTGAAGGTCACCAATCTGGGTGCGCAGGTGAGCGTGCCGGAGCTGGTGGAGGCGGCCCGGGCGGAGAAGGCCGACGCGGTGCTGGTGTCGCAGGTGGTGACGCAGCGCGACGCGCACCTGCACAACACGCGGGAGATGTCGGCGGCGTTTCGGGAGGCGATGCCGGCCGGGAAGCGGCCGCTGCTGATCGTGGGTGGGCCGCGGTTCGACGAGACGATGGCCGGCGAGTTGGGGGTGGACCGCATCTTCGGTCGGGGCACCACGCCGGGCGAGGTGGCGAGCTACCTGGTGCACGCGTTGATCACGGAGAAGAAGGCGAAGGCATGA
- a CDS encoding hotdog domain-containing protein gives MSDSRVGLTVTHRRYVPYSHAHYAGNLVDGAYALGLFGDVATEVCIRTDGDEGLFASYSDVQFRSAMRAGDVLEVTATVTRVGTRSRTIDFEARVVCRGRPDRGESAAEVLDSPVVAVTATGTVVVPPAA, from the coding sequence ATGAGTGATTCCCGGGTCGGTCTGACGGTCACCCACCGGCGGTACGTGCCGTACTCGCACGCCCACTACGCGGGCAACCTGGTCGACGGGGCGTACGCGTTGGGGTTGTTCGGGGACGTGGCGACGGAGGTGTGCATCCGCACCGACGGCGACGAGGGGTTGTTCGCGTCGTACTCGGACGTGCAGTTCCGCAGCGCCATGAGGGCGGGGGACGTGTTGGAGGTGACGGCGACGGTGACCCGGGTGGGTACCCGCAGCCGCACGATCGACTTCGAGGCGCGGGTGGTGTGTCGGGGTCGGCCGGATCGGGGTGAGTCGGCGGCGGAGGTCCTCGACAGCCCGGTCGTGGCGGTCACGGCGACCGGCACGGTGGTCGTTCCGCCGGCGGCGTGA
- a CDS encoding glutamate mutase L has protein sequence MRYAVCADVGSTYTKVAVVDLDGGGLVAAASAPTTVGTDVLHGLDAAVGAATAGVGVRDVPWYVCSSAGGGLRLAVVGYEHLVTAQAGRRVGLSAGANVVHVAAGRLGAAGLTALRAARPDVVLLVGGTDGGDAETLTHNATRLARARWRVPVVLAGNVDVRDDLHALLAAAGVPVTVADNVLPRIGVLAPASARAAIREVFLRHVIGGKRLSRGARFARLVRAATPDAVLTGVEVLADALGGDLVVVDVGGATTDVYSVLTPDERASGPGREVAGSLWRARTVEGDLGMRWSAPGVVRAAVEERLLGDAEREALAAAAAVRAADPGFLPAGDGERAVDARIAALAATVALRRHARGAATGERAGRDLRDVRLLVGSGGVLRHAAPADAAGVLGAVLADHAGGWPLPRAARPVVDVDYVLAAGGLLAAEHPAAAGALLRRHLATD, from the coding sequence GTGAGGTACGCGGTCTGCGCCGACGTCGGGTCCACGTACACGAAGGTGGCGGTGGTGGATCTCGACGGCGGTGGGTTGGTGGCGGCGGCGTCGGCGCCCACGACGGTCGGCACGGACGTGCTGCACGGCCTGGACGCGGCGGTCGGCGCGGCCACCGCCGGGGTGGGTGTGCGGGACGTGCCGTGGTACGTGTGTTCGTCGGCGGGTGGTGGGCTGCGGCTGGCCGTGGTCGGCTACGAGCATCTGGTGACGGCGCAGGCGGGCCGGCGGGTGGGTCTGTCGGCGGGCGCGAACGTGGTGCACGTGGCGGCGGGGCGGCTGGGCGCGGCGGGCCTGACGGCGTTGCGGGCGGCCCGCCCCGACGTGGTGCTGCTGGTCGGCGGCACCGACGGCGGGGACGCCGAGACGTTGACGCACAACGCGACGCGGCTGGCGAGGGCTCGTTGGCGGGTGCCGGTGGTGCTCGCCGGCAACGTCGACGTCCGCGACGACCTGCACGCCCTGCTGGCTGCGGCGGGGGTGCCGGTGACGGTCGCCGACAACGTGCTGCCCCGCATCGGGGTGTTGGCGCCGGCGTCGGCGCGCGCGGCGATCCGGGAGGTGTTCCTGCGGCACGTCATCGGCGGGAAGCGGCTGTCGCGGGGGGCGCGGTTCGCGCGGCTGGTGCGGGCGGCCACGCCCGACGCGGTGCTGACCGGTGTGGAGGTGCTCGCCGACGCCCTCGGCGGTGACCTGGTGGTGGTGGACGTCGGTGGCGCCACGACCGACGTGTACTCGGTGCTGACGCCGGACGAGCGGGCCAGTGGGCCGGGTCGGGAGGTGGCGGGTTCGCTGTGGCGGGCGCGCACCGTGGAGGGCGACCTGGGGATGCGGTGGAGCGCGCCGGGTGTGGTGCGGGCCGCGGTGGAGGAGCGGCTGCTGGGCGACGCGGAGCGGGAGGCCTTGGCTGCTGCGGCGGCGGTGCGGGCCGCCGATCCGGGGTTTTTGCCGGCGGGCGACGGCGAGCGGGCGGTGGATGCCCGCATCGCGGCGTTGGCGGCGACGGTGGCGTTGCGGCGGCACGCCCGGGGTGCGGCGACCGGGGAGCGGGCGGGCCGGGATCTGCGGGACGTGCGGCTGCTCGTCGGGTCGGGCGGGGTGCTGCGGCACGCCGCGCCGGCCGACGCGGCGGGCGTGTTGGGGGCGGTGCTGGCCGATCATGCCGGTGGGTGGCCGCTGCCGCGGGCGGCCCGGCCGGTCGTCGACGTCGACTACGTGCTGGCCGCCGGTGGGTTGTTGGCGGCGGAGCATCCGGCGGCGGCGGGGGCGCTGCTGCGTCGCCACCTGGCCACGGATTGA